A window from Symbiopectobacterium purcellii encodes these proteins:
- a CDS encoding DUF4054 domain-containing protein yields MARSPSLPTPDKFRETFPQFADETKYPTPMIQARLVLADALMSESRFGPDVFPYVVCLFVAHYMALNAADSRSAAVGGAGGANSGIMTAKAVDKVSASYDASNTLNADAGFWNNTRYGSEFWEYLMIFGAGAIQLGTP; encoded by the coding sequence ATGGCAAGAAGTCCAAGTCTACCGACGCCTGATAAGTTCAGGGAGACGTTCCCACAGTTTGCAGACGAAACAAAATACCCCACACCAATGATTCAGGCGCGTCTGGTTCTCGCTGATGCCCTAATGAGCGAAAGCCGTTTCGGGCCTGACGTCTTCCCGTATGTGGTGTGCTTGTTTGTGGCGCACTACATGGCGCTGAATGCTGCTGATAGTCGCTCTGCTGCTGTCGGCGGGGCTGGTGGTGCTAACTCCGGGATTATGACGGCTAAAGCCGTAGATAAAGTGTCGGCGAGTTACGACGCGAGCAATACGCTGAATGCTGATGCCGGGTTCTGGAATAACACACGCTACGGCTCTGAATTTTGGGAATACCTGATGATATTCGGCGCTGGTGCCATTCAGTTAGGTACGCCGTGA
- a CDS encoding DUF2184 domain-containing protein, translating to MPMTFDQATIDSSGAFLVHELERLDQTLNLPLTSQTWSRDIQLREDVSIADEISSFTNTTFAAAGTPNANGKNWISPLATAIAGVNVDIEKKGFPLELWGMELGWTVIELNAAAQVGRPIDTQKYDGMQLKWNMDTDEQVYIGDSAKGAKGLLNLPQVTPTNATKTWATSTTDEIRASINQVLSNAWTRSAYSKVPEDLLIPPEQYSFLASTIVSSAGNQSLLTYLETNTIAYHQNGKPLNIRPVKWVKGRGVGGTDRMVAYTNDKKFVRFPMVPLQSVPIQYRGLYQLVTYYGKLGAVEPVYQETLNYMDGI from the coding sequence ATGCCAATGACATTTGACCAGGCCACCATTGACAGTTCTGGTGCCTTTCTTGTTCATGAGCTGGAACGCCTCGACCAGACGCTGAACCTGCCTCTGACCTCGCAGACATGGAGCCGGGATATTCAGTTGCGTGAAGACGTGTCTATCGCTGACGAAATCAGCTCCTTCACCAACACCACCTTTGCTGCTGCGGGTACGCCCAACGCCAATGGCAAAAACTGGATCAGCCCGCTGGCCACTGCAATTGCTGGCGTCAATGTTGATATCGAGAAAAAGGGCTTCCCGCTCGAATTGTGGGGCATGGAGCTTGGCTGGACCGTCATCGAATTGAATGCCGCGGCACAGGTAGGGCGACCCATCGATACCCAGAAATACGATGGCATGCAACTGAAGTGGAATATGGACACCGACGAGCAGGTCTACATCGGTGACTCGGCAAAAGGCGCTAAAGGGCTGCTTAACCTGCCGCAGGTGACGCCGACCAACGCGACCAAAACGTGGGCAACCTCAACCACCGACGAAATTCGTGCCAGCATCAACCAGGTGCTGAGCAATGCATGGACCCGTTCCGCTTACTCAAAAGTGCCGGAAGATTTGCTGATCCCACCTGAGCAGTATTCGTTTCTGGCCAGTACCATCGTTTCCAGTGCCGGCAACCAGTCGCTACTGACTTACCTGGAAACAAACACCATCGCTTATCACCAGAACGGCAAGCCGCTGAACATTCGTCCGGTTAAATGGGTGAAGGGGCGCGGTGTCGGTGGTACCGATCGCATGGTGGCCTACACCAACGATAAGAAGTTTGTGCGCTTCCCGATGGTGCCGTTGCAAAGCGTGCCGATCCAGTATCGCGGCTTGTATCAGTTGGTGACCTACTACGGCAAGCTGGGTGCGGTTGAACCGGTTTATCAGGAAACCCTGAATTACATGGATGGCATTTAA
- a CDS encoding phage head morphogenesis protein — protein sequence MVGKKMFAQVEEEEWNQWRSVSEEISTGLRDVVSNKPVGTVARDIVARQIQCMKSLPLEAASRVSEIQERAIEAVIRGERPDALYEMIMQSGDVVASRARMIARTEIGRATGALTQARALAVGSEGYWWRIEGAGTRPSHRKMKDKFVRWDNPPTLDGMTGHAGCLPNCKCWSEVHVPEPRK from the coding sequence ATGGTCGGCAAGAAGATGTTCGCCCAGGTTGAGGAAGAGGAGTGGAACCAGTGGCGGTCGGTGTCTGAGGAAATATCCACTGGGTTGCGCGATGTTGTGAGTAATAAGCCAGTCGGTACGGTTGCGCGGGATATCGTGGCGCGTCAGATTCAGTGCATGAAGTCGCTACCGCTGGAGGCGGCAAGCCGTGTATCTGAGATACAGGAGCGGGCCATAGAAGCGGTGATCCGTGGCGAACGTCCCGACGCGCTATACGAGATGATTATGCAGTCCGGTGATGTGGTCGCCAGCAGAGCACGCATGATAGCCCGTACCGAAATAGGCAGAGCAACAGGGGCGCTGACTCAGGCCCGTGCGCTGGCCGTTGGCTCGGAAGGGTACTGGTGGCGTATCGAGGGGGCTGGTACGCGGCCATCACACCGAAAAATGAAAGATAAATTCGTCCGGTGGGATAACCCACCAACGCTTGACGGTATGACCGGCCATGCTGGTTGTCTGCCGAACTGCAAATGCTGGTCAGAGGTTCATGTACCTGAGCCAAGAAAATAA
- a CDS encoding DUF2213 domain-containing protein, with protein sequence MKYFFKTRLGNTRFQLGDGSILFKDVPIGRIGEQTYGAEELPEIESDSQGVIVVRRTPEEVFSERTMASFEAMAVTIGHPKDFNGNIIFVTPQNWRQLANGHIQNVRRGEGDKSDLLVADVIAKTPEAVEAVENGDDEVSCGYDADYRQLSPGVAEQYAITGNHLALVPNGRAGSRCALGDSMPNKAKNWWERLVRARKTNDAAEMANLIDNPPDNMTGDDDVSSTVTPGGVVINLSPQSPMPAPTLPGTGDAEEDIPAWGKALIEAVAKLTPAAPATGDDDEEEKKEEEGGVTGDAAYRADLIQPGIQLPTKAKPTAFKRQVLVSADQSLVRSIVGDADITKLKKTTVDMAFTAVSELAKNRNTAAKTTDGFRSMNTNTTKTIAEINAAAKEIWAKR encoded by the coding sequence ATGAAATATTTCTTTAAAACCCGTCTGGGGAATACCCGCTTTCAGTTGGGCGACGGCTCAATCCTGTTTAAAGATGTCCCGATTGGACGCATTGGCGAACAGACCTACGGTGCCGAAGAGTTGCCGGAGATTGAATCTGACAGTCAGGGGGTGATAGTTGTTCGTCGGACGCCGGAAGAGGTGTTCAGCGAACGCACGATGGCCTCTTTTGAAGCGATGGCCGTCACTATCGGTCATCCGAAGGACTTCAACGGCAACATTATTTTTGTCACGCCGCAGAACTGGCGTCAACTGGCTAACGGACATATTCAGAACGTCAGGCGCGGGGAGGGCGATAAATCCGATCTGCTGGTGGCTGACGTTATTGCAAAAACACCAGAAGCCGTCGAAGCGGTTGAAAACGGTGATGACGAGGTGAGCTGCGGTTATGACGCAGATTACCGTCAACTATCGCCAGGCGTCGCGGAGCAGTACGCGATAACTGGTAATCATCTGGCCCTTGTCCCAAACGGGCGGGCCGGTTCACGCTGCGCACTTGGAGATAGCATGCCAAACAAAGCCAAAAATTGGTGGGAGCGTCTTGTTCGCGCTCGTAAAACCAATGACGCCGCCGAAATGGCGAACCTGATCGATAACCCGCCTGACAATATGACTGGTGATGACGATGTGTCATCCACCGTTACCCCGGGCGGCGTGGTTATCAACTTGTCCCCGCAAAGCCCGATGCCGGCCCCTACGTTGCCGGGTACCGGTGATGCAGAGGAGGATATTCCCGCATGGGGTAAAGCGCTGATCGAAGCGGTTGCCAAACTTACACCGGCAGCGCCCGCAACTGGTGACGATGATGAAGAGGAGAAAAAAGAGGAAGAGGGGGGGGTTACCGGCGACGCCGCTTATCGCGCTGACCTCATTCAACCCGGCATTCAGTTGCCCACCAAAGCGAAACCGACAGCGTTTAAACGTCAGGTTCTCGTGTCTGCGGATCAGTCTCTGGTGCGTTCCATAGTGGGTGATGCCGATATCACCAAACTGAAAAAAACCACGGTTGATATGGCCTTTACCGCCGTTTCTGAACTGGCGAAAAACCGCAATACCGCAGCTAAAACCACTGATGGTTTCCGCTCAATGAACACCAACACCACCAAAACCATCGCGGAGATTAACGCCGCCGCGAAGGAAATCTGGGCTAAACGCTAA
- a CDS encoding STY1053 family phage-associated protein yields the protein MKKIYVLTAFNFNDGAKITPFAAGFHDVADTVAEHWFVKAHCSPDGEAPAVTEDPRIAAYEARIAELEAQIAEKDARVIELEAQIAEASTNGKKSKSTDA from the coding sequence ATGAAGAAAATCTATGTACTGACCGCGTTCAACTTCAACGATGGTGCAAAAATAACGCCGTTTGCCGCTGGGTTTCACGACGTGGCCGACACAGTGGCCGAGCACTGGTTTGTGAAAGCGCATTGTTCGCCTGATGGTGAAGCACCGGCAGTGACAGAAGATCCGCGCATTGCTGCATATGAAGCGCGCATTGCGGAGCTGGAAGCGCAGATTGCGGAAAAAGATGCTCGAGTCATTGAGCTGGAAGCGCAGATTGCGGAGGCATCCACCAATGGCAAGAAGTCCAAGTCTACCGACGCCTGA
- a CDS encoding structural cement protein Gp24, translating into MDNTLLYRMPSGIAGAISRPQDLTVEPQTLDSTKVFAAYGLAGKFSAGKFVPIEAADTAAVVVGIFVRPYPTASQPDKVRQIGTGYNFAGDCMKRGYVTVNLGADASAVTLGGAVYMRVATPSATSPLGAFLAAADGTNTVQITNAYFNGPGDANGNIELAFNI; encoded by the coding sequence ATGGATAACACGCTTCTCTACCGGATGCCTTCGGGCATCGCCGGTGCTATCTCTCGTCCGCAGGATCTGACGGTTGAACCGCAGACGCTGGACAGTACGAAGGTATTCGCCGCATACGGCCTCGCTGGGAAATTTTCCGCAGGTAAATTCGTACCTATCGAGGCCGCTGATACCGCTGCTGTTGTGGTGGGTATCTTTGTTCGTCCTTACCCGACCGCCTCCCAGCCTGACAAGGTGCGCCAGATTGGTACCGGCTACAACTTTGCGGGCGACTGCATGAAGCGTGGGTATGTCACGGTGAATCTCGGTGCAGATGCCAGCGCTGTGACGCTCGGCGGCGCTGTTTATATGCGCGTGGCCACACCTTCCGCTACCAGTCCTCTGGGTGCCTTTCTCGCTGCTGCTGATGGCACGAATACCGTGCAGATCACTAACGCTTACTTCAATGGCCCCGGCGACGCGAACGGCAACATTGAACTGGCCTTTAATATTTAA